In a single window of the Candidatus Hinthialibacter antarcticus genome:
- a CDS encoding LptF/LptG family permease, which translates to MIRSRTWGIKTVDRLILFELLQSLAFMAALFFSLSFVLLLFDELGEIIENDLSFFAGLTYVLLCIPHEIAKASPIIVTLSVVLAIGRMVHRNEMLMLFVGGYHPYRLAAPLIGLLLVIMAGLYFVNEFVSSRFSAKAEMLIQMNRDTGSLDTMQGFWLYGEEGRVFHIQEYRPHSQVVYGLTIFEFRGEQETVSARLDAEQARYNAEAGAWNLYNVQAHYVQEDGSILREQFEEHPYMIGRTPSKLVEFSQVSSDPEKMSRSDLSRTVSEITAMGENPREYLIHLRIKDAFAFSVFFLGLMAYGFILTTNLKSQASGVGLGLLAAISYFMVLMLGSSIAKTGFIQPWVGSWAANFICMFLTVYLFWRLKKTI; encoded by the coding sequence ATGATCCGAAGCCGTACATGGGGCATAAAAACAGTAGATCGCTTGATCTTGTTTGAATTATTGCAGTCGCTCGCATTTATGGCGGCGCTGTTTTTTTCGTTGTCCTTCGTCTTGCTTTTGTTCGATGAATTGGGAGAAATCATTGAAAACGATCTCTCTTTTTTTGCGGGACTCACCTACGTTCTGCTTTGTATTCCTCATGAAATCGCCAAAGCGTCTCCCATTATCGTCACTCTGTCCGTCGTACTTGCGATAGGCCGCATGGTACACCGCAATGAAATGCTGATGCTATTCGTCGGCGGTTATCATCCTTATCGCCTGGCGGCGCCGTTAATCGGCCTCTTGTTGGTCATTATGGCCGGACTTTATTTCGTGAACGAATTTGTCAGCAGCCGGTTCTCTGCAAAAGCGGAAATGTTGATCCAGATGAACCGTGACACCGGAAGCCTGGATACCATGCAGGGATTCTGGCTCTACGGGGAAGAGGGACGGGTTTTTCACATCCAAGAATACCGACCCCACAGCCAAGTCGTATACGGCCTGACCATCTTTGAGTTCCGTGGAGAGCAAGAAACTGTTTCGGCCCGATTAGACGCCGAGCAAGCCCGCTATAACGCTGAGGCGGGCGCCTGGAACCTGTATAACGTACAAGCCCATTATGTGCAAGAAGACGGCTCGATTCTCAGAGAGCAGTTTGAAGAACACCCCTACATGATTGGCCGCACTCCAAGCAAATTAGTGGAATTTTCGCAGGTCAGCAGCGACCCTGAAAAAATGTCCCGCTCAGATTTGTCTCGCACTGTGTCTGAAATCACAGCGATGGGAGAAAACCCGCGAGAATACCTAATTCACTTACGCATCAAAGACGCGTTTGCGTTTTCAGTTTTCTTTTTAGGTCTAATGGCCTATGGGTTTATCCTGACAACCAACCTTAAAAGCCAAGCCTCTGGCGTCGGGCTGGGGCTGCTCGCCGCTATTTCGTATTTTATGGTACTCATGTTGGGGAGCAGTATTGCGAAAACGGGGTTTATACAGCCCTGGGTCGGTTCTTGGGCAGCCAATTTTATCTGCATGTTTTTAACCGTCTATCTGTTCTGGCGGCTGAAAAAAACGATCTGA
- the ftsY gene encoding signal recognition particle-docking protein FtsY produces MFWKRKEKQDPIEPLAESPIEAPVEVQEAKIEVPATETIETAEAIEEDPASSAPRKGLFAKLRDRLRKTRESIVTQAVKIFRLHGKIDDDLLEELEEVLILADVGVNTTMELMGELRNRIRVEKKKESDDLNWLTRTLQELSREMLEQGDRTMKTAASGPSVYLVIGVNGVGKTTAIGKLASRFKAEGKSVLLVAADTFRAAAIEQLAIWSKRADVPIVMGKEGADPSSVVYQAMERLKTETADIVIIDTAGRLHTKSNLMQELAKMARVISREVPEAPHETLLVLDASTGQNALSQAKTFTEACQISGLVLTKLDGTAKGGVILSVHKQLKLPVKWIGVGEGIDDLEPFDPDAFTKALFNIETEPVEESEAETTEA; encoded by the coding sequence ATGTTTTGGAAACGTAAAGAAAAACAAGACCCAATAGAGCCGTTGGCTGAATCTCCTATCGAGGCTCCAGTCGAAGTGCAAGAGGCGAAGATCGAAGTTCCGGCTACGGAAACGATTGAAACTGCGGAAGCAATTGAAGAAGACCCCGCATCTTCAGCACCCCGAAAGGGGTTGTTCGCTAAACTTCGCGACCGCCTCCGTAAAACGCGTGAATCCATTGTCACCCAGGCGGTCAAGATTTTTCGGTTGCACGGCAAGATTGACGATGACCTGCTGGAAGAATTGGAAGAGGTCCTCATTCTGGCGGACGTGGGCGTTAATACCACAATGGAGTTGATGGGCGAATTGCGCAACCGGATTCGCGTTGAAAAGAAAAAAGAATCCGACGATTTGAATTGGCTGACCCGTACCTTGCAAGAACTTTCGCGCGAAATGTTGGAGCAGGGCGATCGCACAATGAAGACGGCGGCCTCCGGCCCCAGCGTTTATCTGGTGATCGGCGTTAATGGCGTCGGAAAGACGACTGCGATTGGCAAACTCGCCAGTCGGTTCAAGGCAGAAGGCAAGTCGGTTTTGTTAGTGGCGGCGGACACCTTCCGCGCGGCGGCGATTGAGCAACTTGCCATCTGGTCGAAACGCGCTGACGTTCCTATTGTGATGGGTAAGGAAGGCGCTGACCCGTCGTCCGTCGTTTATCAAGCGATGGAACGGCTTAAGACGGAAACGGCGGATATCGTCATCATTGATACCGCCGGGCGCTTGCACACCAAATCAAACTTGATGCAAGAACTCGCCAAAATGGCGCGGGTGATTTCGCGCGAAGTCCCAGAGGCGCCGCATGAGACTCTGTTGGTATTGGACGCTTCGACGGGACAAAACGCGCTTTCGCAAGCGAAGACGTTTACGGAAGCGTGCCAGATTAGCGGATTGGTCCTGACAAAATTAGACGGGACGGCGAAAGGCGGCGTGATTTTATCCGTCCACAAACAATTGAAACTTCCGGTGAAATGGATTGGCGTCGGCGAAGGCATTGATGATTTGGAGCCGTTCGATCCAGACGCATTCACTAAAGCCTTATTTAATATTGAAACGGAACCAGTCGAAGAAAGCGAAGCGGAAACTACTGAGGCTTGA
- a CDS encoding Gfo/Idh/MocA family oxidoreductase codes for MSNRPLNVGLVGGGGGAFIVNPHQKAIFFDGTRRVTAGALHPDPEVAMKEAENWAYPIKGYTSYDEMLDEESKKPKGEGLDYILIVTPNFVHFDPAKKALEKGIPVFCEKPLTVKLEESDELVKIVKEKNIPFCVAHTYLGHWTSRLSRHIVQSGLLGDVRWVDSYYTQGWLADRTEDQGVQQAEWRVDPKRAGLSGCGGDIGTHAMMQLRYVTGLEPVKVMGHLETFVKGRQLDDHFTVYCELNNGAKALCRASQISIGHLNDLGLEVCGTKGSLIWRQEEPEKVEIRLPNQPDRVYWRGAVAANDGFLGDLPEDLMAEPTIPPGHPEAFHDAFARLHRCFESDVRAYQAGTYKGADGSKYATVDDGRHGIYFITKAVESSQKGGVWVDL; via the coding sequence ATGTCAAATCGTCCATTAAATGTGGGGCTTGTTGGTGGAGGCGGAGGCGCTTTCATCGTGAATCCTCATCAAAAAGCCATCTTTTTTGACGGAACCCGCCGCGTCACTGCGGGCGCATTGCATCCCGATCCAGAGGTGGCAATGAAGGAAGCCGAAAACTGGGCGTACCCGATCAAGGGATACACCAGTTACGATGAAATGCTCGATGAAGAGAGCAAGAAACCAAAAGGCGAAGGACTCGATTATATTCTGATCGTCACGCCAAACTTCGTTCACTTTGATCCTGCAAAAAAAGCCCTTGAAAAAGGGATTCCTGTTTTTTGTGAAAAACCCCTTACCGTAAAATTAGAGGAATCAGACGAACTGGTCAAAATCGTCAAAGAAAAAAACATTCCGTTTTGCGTCGCGCATACTTACCTCGGTCATTGGACCAGCCGCCTCTCTCGCCATATTGTCCAAAGCGGCTTACTGGGTGATGTCCGCTGGGTTGACTCTTATTACACCCAAGGCTGGCTGGCGGACCGTACGGAAGACCAGGGCGTCCAACAGGCTGAATGGCGGGTTGATCCCAAGCGCGCTGGTTTGTCCGGCTGCGGCGGCGACATCGGCACCCACGCCATGATGCAACTGCGCTACGTCACTGGGCTTGAACCCGTCAAAGTGATGGGACACCTGGAAACATTCGTCAAAGGCCGCCAGTTAGACGACCATTTCACTGTCTATTGCGAATTAAATAATGGCGCGAAAGCCTTATGCCGCGCATCGCAAATCAGTATCGGCCACCTCAATGATCTCGGCCTCGAAGTCTGCGGAACGAAAGGTTCACTGATCTGGCGCCAGGAAGAACCCGAAAAGGTTGAAATCCGTCTGCCGAACCAACCGGATCGCGTTTATTGGCGCGGCGCCGTTGCAGCGAATGACGGCTTTTTGGGCGACCTGCCCGAAGACCTCATGGCGGAACCCACCATTCCTCCAGGACACCCGGAAGCGTTCCACGATGCGTTTGCCCGCTTGCACCGCTGCTTTGAGAGCGATGTCCGCGCTTATCAAGCCGGAACGTACAAGGGCGCCGATGGTTCAAAATACGCCACGGTTGATGACGGTCGACATGGAATCTACTTTATTACCAAAGCCGTTGAAAGCAGCCAAAAGGGCGGCGTTTGGGTCGACCTATAG
- a CDS encoding exonuclease SbcCD subunit D: MKNSISILHIADLHFGMENYGHTNPSTGLHTRLEDFSNSLKQAIDYAVDLPVDLAVFAGDAYKRNSPSPTEQRELVKHFQRLADAGIPVVMISGNHDIPVMHGKASSIDIFRSLRPDMIHVFVNRPTLGDAPPPIIETKNGPIAVCCLPYISPSFLLNIPQYQDLKGDDLTHAFEEFYASVIRDMQEGLPDDMPRILVSHLTVHGAQLGGYHGAPLLSDDIQIMPSNLAYSGYDYVALGHIHLHQNLSPREEVPVVYCGSIDRVDFGEAEEAKGFVVAHVRRGRSEFEYIPVNVREFVDIRIKHQEGSDITQRILEEINLEPIEGAVVRIRYEASEEEVQQMDMKAIHEALRPAHHKAGMIRIPLEKSSDRRGSQLSEDAALADALAAYLNEHEEFKPEAQALLEKAKDIEQSIKPQ, from the coding sequence ATGAAAAATTCTATTTCAATTCTTCATATCGCCGACTTGCACTTTGGTATGGAGAACTACGGACATACGAACCCCAGTACAGGGCTGCATACCCGCCTGGAGGATTTCTCTAACAGCCTGAAACAGGCAATTGACTACGCCGTTGACCTCCCGGTTGATCTCGCCGTATTTGCGGGTGACGCTTACAAACGAAACTCCCCCTCGCCGACCGAACAGCGCGAACTGGTCAAACATTTCCAACGTCTGGCGGACGCGGGCATTCCTGTGGTTATGATCTCAGGCAATCACGATATCCCGGTCATGCACGGCAAAGCCTCTTCCATCGACATATTCCGCTCGCTGCGTCCTGACATGATCCACGTCTTCGTGAACCGCCCAACTTTAGGCGACGCGCCGCCGCCGATCATTGAAACAAAAAACGGTCCGATTGCGGTATGTTGTTTGCCGTATATCAGTCCCAGTTTTTTGTTAAATATTCCACAATACCAGGATTTGAAAGGCGACGACCTGACTCACGCATTCGAAGAATTTTACGCAAGCGTGATTCGCGATATGCAAGAAGGCTTACCAGATGACATGCCGCGCATTCTTGTTTCCCACCTGACCGTGCATGGCGCGCAACTCGGCGGTTACCACGGTGCGCCGCTGCTTTCGGACGACATCCAGATCATGCCGTCAAACCTGGCGTATTCCGGCTATGACTACGTCGCGCTTGGGCACATTCATCTTCATCAGAATCTCAGCCCGCGCGAGGAAGTTCCCGTCGTTTATTGCGGCAGCATTGACCGCGTGGATTTTGGCGAAGCGGAAGAAGCCAAAGGCTTCGTCGTCGCCCATGTTCGACGGGGAAGAAGTGAATTTGAATATATTCCGGTGAACGTCCGCGAATTTGTTGACATCCGCATCAAGCATCAAGAGGGAAGTGACATTACGCAGCGAATTCTGGAAGAGATCAACCTCGAACCAATCGAAGGCGCCGTCGTACGAATTCGCTACGAGGCTTCTGAAGAAGAAGTCCAACAAATGGATATGAAAGCCATCCATGAAGCGCTGCGTCCCGCGCACCACAAAGCGGGCATGATCCGCATTCCGTTAGAAAAAAGTTCCGACCGCCGGGGGTCGCAACTATCCGAAGACGCAGCGTTGGCTGACGCTTTGGCGGCCTACCTCAACGAACACGAAGAATTCAAACCCGAAGCCCAAGCCTTACTTGAAAAAGCCAAAGACATCGAACAGAGCATCAAGCCTCAGTAG
- a CDS encoding DMT family transporter, protein MPTLWRRTYLYEGQTEVIAKVRIQASLSLLVAVVCWSTIPLFLRSFRHEIDVWTANGVRYPFSMMLWLGPLLFFYSRKRVPKDVWRRALVPSFINLFGQTFFAMTPYYLEPAIMMFLGRISILFAIGLSLFLFADEAPLIRSKIFWIGAAICLSGFIGMNVLSESLSSSVTTKGLLVLLCFAFFMAMYGVSVRYWMQGIDPWISFPVICIYTSIGLFALMWMFGEPSRLLEMTPGRVSVLAISAVLGIALGHTFYYYALEHIGVSICSGVSLVTPFLTAIGSYFIFQEILSMGQWISGVFIFAGAVCLLSAQRHLGKRHSPAPINSNTPEIEEIASAEFGPDSSKH, encoded by the coding sequence ATGCCGACATTATGGCGCCGAACCTATTTGTACGAAGGACAAACCGAAGTGATCGCCAAAGTACGCATCCAAGCCTCATTGTCGTTGCTCGTCGCTGTGGTTTGTTGGTCGACGATTCCGCTATTTCTGCGTTCATTTCGTCATGAAATCGACGTTTGGACGGCGAACGGCGTTCGCTATCCGTTTTCGATGATGTTATGGCTTGGGCCGCTTTTATTTTTCTATTCACGCAAGCGCGTTCCAAAAGACGTCTGGCGTCGTGCGTTGGTTCCATCCTTTATCAATTTATTTGGGCAGACATTTTTCGCAATGACGCCCTATTATCTCGAACCCGCCATCATGATGTTTCTGGGGCGAATTTCGATATTGTTTGCCATCGGGCTTTCGTTATTTCTGTTTGCGGATGAAGCGCCGCTGATTCGCTCGAAGATATTCTGGATCGGCGCCGCCATTTGTTTGAGCGGCTTTATCGGAATGAATGTCTTGTCGGAATCATTGTCTTCCAGCGTCACGACGAAAGGGCTGTTGGTACTGTTGTGCTTCGCTTTTTTTATGGCGATGTACGGCGTCTCGGTCCGCTATTGGATGCAAGGAATTGATCCGTGGATTTCGTTTCCGGTGATTTGTATTTACACGTCAATTGGTTTGTTTGCGCTGATGTGGATGTTCGGTGAGCCGTCCCGGCTATTGGAAATGACGCCTGGGCGCGTGAGCGTGTTGGCGATTTCTGCGGTGCTGGGCATAGCGTTGGGGCATACATTTTATTATTACGCACTGGAGCACATCGGGGTTTCGATTTGCTCGGGGGTTTCGTTGGTGACGCCCTTCCTAACCGCAATAGGGTCGTATTTTATTTTTCAGGAAATTTTATCAATGGGTCAATGGATTTCCGGCGTGTTCATATTTGCTGGTGCGGTGTGTCTACTGAGCGCACAGCGTCATCTTGGCAAACGGCATTCGCCGGCGCCGATCAATAGCAATACGCCGGAGATCGAAGAAATCGCCTCCGCCGAATTCGGGCCGGATTCAAGCAAACACTAA
- a CDS encoding fumarylacetoacetate hydrolase family protein, which produces MKLVRVGDKGAECPGVYLADGEIVDTSAVTNNYDEPFFASDGIERLRVWLDENKSTAPRIQPGVRLGAPISRPSKILCIGRNYHEHAAEMKSEAPSEPLVFNKASSALTGPYDSIEIPRDSEKTDWEIELAIIIGKKAKYINEEDALDYVAGYSILNDVSERAFQKEHSGQWCKGKSHDTFAPLGPYLLTTDEVADPQNLDLLLKRNGEVMQRGNTRDMVFSVRYLVAYLSRFMTLLPGDVIGTGTPSGVGAGRTPPRFLQPGDSLRLSIEGFSEQRLQVVASS; this is translated from the coding sequence ATGAAATTAGTTCGCGTTGGAGACAAAGGCGCAGAATGTCCGGGTGTTTATCTTGCTGATGGCGAGATTGTTGATACGTCAGCGGTGACGAATAATTATGACGAGCCATTTTTTGCGAGTGACGGTATTGAACGGTTGCGTGTATGGCTCGATGAAAATAAAAGCACAGCGCCGCGCATCCAGCCGGGCGTCCGCCTAGGCGCGCCAATTTCACGCCCATCAAAAATCCTTTGCATAGGCCGCAATTACCACGAACACGCCGCTGAAATGAAATCCGAAGCGCCGAGTGAGCCGCTGGTTTTCAACAAAGCCTCGTCCGCTTTGACCGGGCCGTATGATTCAATAGAAATACCGCGAGATTCAGAGAAAACCGATTGGGAAATTGAACTGGCCATCATCATTGGCAAAAAAGCCAAATACATTAATGAAGAAGATGCGTTGGATTACGTCGCAGGCTATTCAATCTTGAACGACGTCAGTGAACGCGCCTTTCAAAAAGAACACAGCGGCCAATGGTGCAAAGGCAAGAGCCACGACACCTTTGCTCCATTGGGGCCGTATTTACTCACAACAGATGAGGTCGCGGATCCGCAAAATTTAGATTTGCTGCTGAAACGGAACGGAGAAGTGATGCAACGCGGAAACACGCGGGACATGGTTTTCTCCGTCCGATATCTCGTCGCCTACTTAAGCCGCTTTATGACGCTACTGCCGGGCGACGTGATTGGAACCGGTACGCCGTCGGGCGTGGGGGCGGGAAGAACGCCGCCGCGATTTCTCCAGCCGGGCGACTCATTGCGTCTTTCGATTGAAGGATTCAGCGAACAGCGCCTGCAAGTGGTTGCGTCGTCTTAG
- a CDS encoding endo-1,4-beta-xylanase, with amino-acid sequence MKRNAFFLLLITFSLMNSNGETLRELAETRGIYIGSASNLRLQTDKQYADVLGREFSMMTPENDFKFHKTHPENGRYTFESGDAYIQFAEKHNMQVRGHALLWHQATPKWVTEAEWTRESLLDLMREHIQTVAGRYSGKLYAWDVVNEYFEQDGSVRKSVWSETIGADYMEIAHRTAREFDPTARLIVNDFDIAKINKKSDALYEWVKDAKQRGVPVDGVGFQMHVPFNYDFDEVEFLANLQRFADLGLEIHITELDVRIKEPVTPEKLQQQATLYGDILRACLKQPACKVFVMWGFTDRSSWIPRFFTGFNDALIFDREYKPKPAYHTLKSVFANKN; translated from the coding sequence ATGAAACGAAATGCCTTCTTTCTACTTCTCATCACTTTCTCACTCATGAATTCAAATGGTGAGACGCTACGGGAACTTGCCGAAACGCGTGGAATCTATATTGGCTCTGCGTCGAACTTGCGGCTTCAGACTGATAAGCAATACGCCGATGTCTTGGGGCGTGAGTTTAGCATGATGACGCCGGAGAACGATTTTAAATTTCATAAGACGCATCCTGAAAACGGGCGCTATACATTTGAGAGCGGCGATGCGTATATCCAATTTGCAGAAAAACACAATATGCAAGTACGTGGTCACGCGCTCTTATGGCACCAGGCGACGCCCAAATGGGTGACAGAAGCCGAATGGACGCGAGAGAGTTTGTTAGACCTTATGCGCGAACATATTCAAACAGTGGCAGGAAGATATAGCGGGAAATTATACGCGTGGGACGTCGTCAATGAATATTTCGAACAAGACGGCAGCGTACGTAAATCAGTCTGGTCAGAGACCATCGGCGCCGACTATATGGAAATCGCGCATCGAACCGCGCGTGAGTTCGATCCCACAGCAAGATTAATTGTCAATGATTTTGATATTGCAAAAATAAACAAAAAATCTGACGCCTTGTATGAATGGGTGAAAGACGCCAAGCAGCGCGGCGTTCCCGTCGATGGCGTCGGGTTTCAGATGCACGTCCCATTTAATTATGATTTTGATGAAGTTGAGTTTTTAGCAAACTTACAACGCTTCGCTGACTTGGGTTTGGAAATACACATCACTGAACTGGATGTTCGCATCAAAGAACCGGTAACGCCTGAAAAATTACAACAACAGGCAACATTATATGGGGATATTTTACGCGCGTGTTTGAAACAGCCTGCGTGTAAAGTATTCGTCATGTGGGGATTCACTGACCGCTCATCTTGGATTCCCCGGTTTTTCACTGGATTTAATGATGCGTTGATTTTTGACCGGGAATATAAACCGAAACCAGCGTATCACACATTGAAAAGCGTATTCGCGAATAAAAATTGA
- a CDS encoding TIGR01212 family radical SAM protein (This family includes YhcC from E. coli K-12, an uncharacterized radical SAM protein.) — MTEARYFPFSAYLKERFGERVHKVSIDAGFTCPNIDGLKAEGGCTYCNNEGFSYNSRRMIRPIPEQIETGVAFMRKRFKAKKYIAYFQAHTNTYAPVSQLKAVYDQILPYEELVALSVGTRPDCISNKVLDLLESYSDQREVWVEYGLQTTHNETLKRVNRKDTYERFLWAIEQAEGRNLKICVHVILGLPGESHEDMMLTAERLASVPYDSLKIHLLHVMKNTQMEDEYRRGLVKMFTLEEYVQVCCDFVERIRPEVSIQRLTADAPPSVLVAPEWCLERKHVINSVEAELERRSSRQGSAVDPAWLKDQSWRKLVSNGSAEPVAEPDHTLPILQTA, encoded by the coding sequence ATGACTGAGGCGCGCTACTTTCCATTCAGCGCCTACTTGAAAGAACGCTTCGGCGAACGCGTTCATAAAGTATCGATTGACGCTGGTTTCACATGCCCCAACATCGACGGCCTCAAAGCGGAGGGCGGTTGCACCTATTGCAACAACGAGGGCTTTAGCTATAACTCCCGTCGCATGATCCGCCCCATCCCGGAGCAGATTGAAACGGGCGTCGCATTTATGCGTAAACGTTTTAAGGCGAAAAAATACATTGCGTATTTTCAGGCGCATACCAATACCTACGCGCCCGTGTCGCAACTCAAAGCGGTGTATGACCAGATTCTTCCGTATGAAGAACTGGTTGCATTATCGGTCGGGACGCGCCCGGATTGCATTTCAAACAAAGTTCTCGATTTGTTAGAATCCTACAGCGATCAGCGCGAAGTGTGGGTGGAATACGGCCTGCAAACGACGCATAACGAAACATTGAAGCGGGTGAATCGAAAAGATACCTACGAGCGATTTCTGTGGGCGATTGAGCAAGCCGAAGGGCGCAATCTGAAAATCTGCGTCCATGTGATTCTTGGTTTGCCGGGCGAGTCGCATGAAGACATGATGCTGACCGCCGAGCGCTTGGCCTCGGTTCCTTACGATAGTCTGAAAATTCACCTGCTGCACGTGATGAAAAATACCCAGATGGAAGACGAGTACCGACGCGGGTTGGTGAAGATGTTTACCCTTGAGGAGTACGTCCAAGTGTGTTGCGATTTCGTCGAGCGCATCCGGCCCGAAGTGAGCATTCAGCGCTTGACGGCAGACGCGCCGCCCAGCGTATTGGTCGCGCCGGAATGGTGCCTGGAACGTAAGCATGTCATCAACAGCGTTGAGGCGGAACTCGAGCGCCGCAGCAGCCGCCAAGGATCGGCGGTTGATCCCGCTTGGTTGAAAGACCAATCATGGCGTAAACTTGTCAGTAACGGTTCGGCAGAACCCGTCGCCGAACCCGACCATACCTTACCCATCTTGCAAACGGCATAA
- a CDS encoding LptF/LptG family permease, with protein sequence MLKLIHRITFIELLGAVGEGVVLFTFVFLLRRLFNLTELLVAGRASMTTTIELVSSLLPSIILLTLPMAVLLATMMVYGRLVQENEFTALRSVGYSPFQLLVPAIILGLILTMMLLWWGHRIAPKGLRIVRETAADVLKNAATAGIRPSQFSHLGDMIISARGVNGGKMSHLKLFEERDGRIAGVISSPSASIGYSPENSSISFTLDDGRLHQMPHPERDVLIDFDRMTFSIGIPALLNKFARTGPEEQRYSGAELKHKTAELWQGYDQETNEKTKRWFFKKAKQMQMEQSRRYSLPAAALIMAVIGSLLGMLSGYGKRSSCYGLTILVIFLYYNLLNFGKTMVEDGAISPWLGLWTPNFIAAIFALYLLNRFRRL encoded by the coding sequence ATGTTGAAACTCATCCATCGCATCACGTTTATAGAATTACTCGGCGCCGTTGGTGAAGGCGTGGTGCTATTCACGTTTGTCTTTCTTCTCCGGCGCTTGTTCAACCTGACCGAACTTCTGGTTGCGGGCCGGGCGTCGATGACGACCACAATCGAACTGGTTTCCTCTTTACTGCCATCCATAATACTGTTGACGCTGCCGATGGCGGTCTTGTTGGCAACCATGATGGTCTATGGGCGCCTGGTTCAAGAAAATGAATTCACTGCATTACGCTCAGTTGGGTATTCTCCCTTTCAATTGTTGGTTCCGGCGATCATCTTAGGATTAATATTGACCATGATGTTGCTTTGGTGGGGCCACCGCATCGCTCCCAAAGGCTTGCGTATTGTCCGCGAAACAGCGGCGGACGTGCTCAAAAACGCCGCCACCGCCGGCATACGTCCCAGCCAATTTTCTCATCTCGGCGACATGATTATCTCCGCGCGCGGCGTCAATGGCGGCAAAATGAGCCACCTCAAACTATTTGAAGAGCGCGACGGACGCATCGCCGGAGTGATTTCATCACCAAGCGCATCCATCGGATACTCTCCCGAAAACAGCAGTATCTCATTCACGCTGGATGACGGGCGTCTGCACCAAATGCCGCATCCAGAGCGCGACGTTTTGATCGACTTCGACCGCATGACCTTTTCGATCGGCATCCCGGCCTTACTCAACAAGTTCGCCCGAACCGGGCCGGAAGAACAACGCTATAGCGGGGCGGAACTCAAACACAAAACAGCCGAACTCTGGCAGGGATATGACCAAGAAACAAACGAAAAAACCAAACGCTGGTTCTTCAAAAAAGCCAAACAAATGCAAATGGAGCAATCCCGGCGCTACTCATTGCCCGCTGCGGCCTTGATTATGGCAGTGATCGGTTCCTTGCTGGGAATGCTGTCCGGCTATGGAAAACGCTCATCCTGTTATGGTCTCACCATTTTAGTGATTTTTCTCTATTACAACCTGTTGAATTTCGGCAAAACGATGGTCGAAGATGGAGCGATTTCTCCCTGGCTCGGCCTGTGGACTCCGAATTTCATCGCGGCAATTTTTGCATTATATTTACTAAACCGATTTAGGCGGTTGTGA
- a CDS encoding DUF971 domain-containing protein: MEKIQPLSIKRQGDDVLIIEWSDGETRSYSAKELRRKCPCALCMKEEEPRDPMSLPVLSKKETEPICVEQLVPQGHYGYLIYFSDGHNTGTYSLPYLKELGQKV; the protein is encoded by the coding sequence ATGGAAAAAATTCAACCTCTCTCAATCAAACGCCAGGGCGATGATGTGCTCATTATCGAATGGAGCGACGGCGAAACGCGATCATATAGCGCGAAAGAATTACGCCGCAAATGTCCCTGCGCATTGTGTATGAAAGAAGAAGAGCCGCGAGACCCAATGTCGCTGCCGGTCTTATCAAAGAAAGAGACCGAGCCGATTTGCGTTGAGCAGTTGGTTCCTCAAGGCCATTACGGTTATCTGATCTATTTCAGCGATGGTCATAACACCGGGACGTACTCCCTGCCCTATCTCAAAGAACTTGGCCAAAAAGTTTGA